Proteins encoded within one genomic window of Chlorobaculum sp. MV4-Y:
- the queA gene encoding tRNA preQ1(34) S-adenosylmethionine ribosyltransferase-isomerase QueA — protein sequence MKVSDFDYTLPEERIACYPPAERGSTRLIVLNRAIGSITHSAYAALHEELRPGDLLVLNNSRVIQARLIAHKPTGARIELMLLEKHEGVQNLALYRGRLRVGDRLLAYGAELTVEALPSDGIARLSCATGNLTDLFEAHGSVPIPPYLKRDAEELDRERYQTVFAELPGSVAAPTASLNLTDDLLDKINANGVGIAHVTLHVGLGTFLPIRSKSFEEHVMHQEFYNIPQPTARKIGETKASGGRVVAVGTTVTRALEHAAPKLIGSGFAQEVSGEADIFIYPGYTFKIIDALLTNFHAPRSTVLMLTAAFAGKELLMRAYREALDNDGYRFLSYGDSMFIS from the coding sequence ATGAAGGTCAGCGATTTCGATTACACCCTTCCCGAAGAGCGCATCGCCTGTTATCCTCCCGCCGAACGCGGTTCGACGAGGCTGATTGTGCTCAATCGGGCAATCGGATCGATCACCCATTCAGCCTACGCTGCTTTGCACGAAGAGCTTCGGCCCGGCGATCTCCTGGTGCTGAACAACAGCAGGGTGATCCAGGCGCGGCTCATCGCCCACAAGCCGACCGGCGCCCGCATCGAACTGATGCTGCTCGAAAAGCACGAGGGAGTGCAGAACCTCGCGCTTTATCGCGGGCGCCTTCGCGTTGGCGACCGATTGCTGGCGTATGGCGCGGAACTTACAGTCGAAGCGCTGCCCAGCGACGGCATCGCGCGCCTCTCCTGCGCCACCGGAAACCTCACCGATCTTTTCGAAGCGCACGGCTCCGTGCCGATTCCGCCCTACCTCAAGCGCGATGCCGAGGAGCTTGACCGCGAGCGATATCAAACCGTCTTTGCCGAACTGCCCGGTTCGGTAGCCGCGCCGACAGCATCACTTAATCTCACCGATGACTTGCTCGACAAGATCAATGCAAATGGCGTCGGCATTGCCCATGTTACGCTGCACGTCGGCCTCGGCACCTTCCTGCCAATCCGCTCGAAGAGCTTCGAAGAGCACGTCATGCACCAGGAATTCTACAACATCCCGCAACCGACCGCTCGAAAGATTGGCGAAACCAAAGCCTCTGGCGGGCGCGTAGTCGCTGTCGGCACCACCGTAACCCGCGCGCTCGAACACGCCGCGCCGAAGCTCATCGGCAGCGGGTTCGCACAGGAGGTCAGTGGCGAAGCGGATATCTTTATCTATCCGGGCTATACTTTCAAAATCATCGACGCCCTGCTTACCAACTTCCACGCCCCCCGCTCTACGGTACTCATGCTCACCGCCGCTTTCGCCGGAAAAGAGCTGCTCATGCGAGCCTACCGCGAAGCCCTCGACAACGACGGCTACCGCTTCCTCAGCTATGGCGACAGTATGTTTATCAGTTGA
- a CDS encoding response regulator, protein MPELSGLELSGELTKTNPQIPIMLMTGFGKDIDDARSVNKLGICKILKKPVRLADLVSMINEILTGTG, encoded by the coding sequence ATGCCCGAACTCAGCGGACTTGAGCTGTCAGGCGAACTGACAAAAACCAACCCCCAAATACCGATTATGCTGATGACCGGCTTTGGCAAGGACATCGATGATGCGCGCAGTGTGAACAAGCTCGGCATCTGCAAAATCCTGAAAAAACCGGTCAGACTTGCCGACCTGGTTTCGATGATCAACGAGATACTCACCGGAACCGGATGA
- a CDS encoding ABC transporter permease: MKPVFGIYRVALKLLMNDKSKFTALLVGITFAVFLMVMMMSMFSGILARSCAPVYNIGAKIWVMDPAVNNTNSSIPMPDYILSASRSIPGVKYAVPLYFGSALIKLKDGTYQAATVVGLDDATLFGRPEMLEGRIEDVFAENAFVVVKDAEYAKLESPKIGTQFEINDNRGTVVGLAKVASSGLFGIPTLYTTYSRAITYIPSARFTTSYVLIEPKSDADIPGIQKAIAQLGYEALTREQFVKKVSNFYTYKTGVGMNIMMMTAISFVVGLSISGQTFYTFILENIGKFGAMKAIGAKGNELVSMILVQAVVTSLIGYGLGVGAASTFMIIAKWRVPDYAAQLTYQTLGLALVMVMIIAGFSSYIGVRKVLQIQPFDIFRG; encoded by the coding sequence ATGAAACCTGTCTTCGGTATCTACAGGGTGGCGCTCAAGCTCTTGATGAACGACAAGAGCAAATTCACGGCCCTTCTGGTCGGCATTACCTTCGCCGTATTTCTCATGGTGATGATGATGTCGATGTTTTCCGGCATTCTGGCCCGCTCGTGCGCTCCGGTCTATAACATCGGTGCGAAAATCTGGGTGATGGATCCGGCGGTGAACAACACCAACAGCAGCATTCCGATGCCCGATTACATCCTTTCGGCGTCGCGGAGCATTCCGGGTGTGAAGTACGCCGTGCCGCTCTATTTCGGTAGTGCCCTGATCAAGCTCAAGGACGGCACCTATCAGGCAGCGACGGTCGTTGGACTCGATGACGCCACGCTTTTCGGACGGCCCGAGATGCTCGAGGGCAGGATCGAGGATGTTTTCGCCGAGAATGCCTTCGTGGTGGTCAAGGATGCCGAATACGCCAAGCTCGAAAGCCCGAAAATCGGCACCCAGTTCGAGATCAACGATAACCGGGGGACAGTGGTCGGCCTCGCCAAAGTCGCCTCATCGGGGCTTTTCGGCATCCCGACGCTCTACACAACTTACAGCCGCGCAATAACGTACATCCCCTCGGCGCGCTTCACCACATCCTATGTGCTGATCGAGCCGAAGAGTGATGCAGACATTCCCGGCATCCAGAAGGCTATCGCCCAACTCGGCTACGAGGCGCTCACCCGCGAGCAGTTCGTCAAAAAGGTTTCCAACTTCTACACCTACAAAACCGGCGTCGGCATGAACATCATGATGATGACTGCCATCAGTTTCGTTGTCGGCCTCTCCATCTCCGGCCAGACCTTCTACACCTTCATTCTCGAAAACATCGGCAAGTTTGGCGCTATGAAAGCCATCGGCGCGAAAGGTAATGAACTGGTTTCCATGATTCTCGTGCAGGCGGTTGTCACCTCGCTGATCGGTTACGGACTTGGCGTCGGGGCGGCCTCGACCTTCATGATTATCGCCAAGTGGCGCGTGCCCGATTACGCCGCGCAGCTCACCTACCAGACGCTCGGCCTGGCGCTCGTCATGGTGATGATTATTGCAGGCTTTTCGAGCTATATCGGCGTGCGCAAGGTGTTGCAGATTCAGCCATTCGATATTTTCCGGGGCTGA
- a CDS encoding AdeC/AdeK/OprM family multidrug efflux complex outer membrane factor codes for MSKSIARRGVVSLAFSALLLSGCAMGPDFVKPEAPAVKSYDRQPLPKPESGGQRFDEGVGPAACWWRSFGSSQLDAVVAQGLADNPGLQAAEASLKASRENLRAGAGIFYPQVSATFSQTRQAASPAASGGVSTGSILNLSTFSASVSYALDLFGGQRRSVEALGAQVDVQRAQTLGVYMTLTGNIVNTSIAIAAYRDELDEYEQLIAIEKDQLSIATKQYQAGIAPYSSVLALRSQIASLEAVVPPVRQKLSQAEHLLATLAGKTPAEWATPDLRLSGIVLPERVPLSLPSELVRQRPDILAAEAQLHAANAEIGVATAALFPSFTLTGSYGRTASQPHELSDPLNRFWSIGGNIAAPIFNGGSLRAKRRAAIASRNQTLALYRQAVLAAFAQVADLIRALEHDAEQAEAERQAVDSAKLSLDLIQANYKAGMVNYVQVILADIQYRQAKIGYLQARAQQMQDTAAMYVALGGGWQNDAGAKVKAGL; via the coding sequence ATGTCGAAAAGCATCGCCCGGCGCGGCGTCGTGTCGCTCGCTTTTTCCGCGCTTCTGCTGTCTGGATGCGCTATGGGGCCGGATTTCGTAAAGCCTGAGGCTCCGGCGGTGAAATCGTATGACCGGCAGCCGCTTCCGAAGCCGGAGAGTGGCGGGCAGCGCTTCGACGAGGGCGTCGGGCCTGCGGCCTGCTGGTGGAGGTCGTTCGGCTCCAGCCAGCTGGACGCGGTCGTTGCGCAAGGACTTGCGGACAACCCGGGCCTGCAAGCCGCCGAGGCGAGCCTGAAGGCGAGCCGGGAGAATCTCCGTGCCGGGGCCGGAATTTTTTATCCGCAGGTCAGCGCAACCTTTTCGCAGACAAGGCAAGCAGCATCGCCAGCGGCTTCAGGGGGCGTCAGCACCGGCAGCATCCTCAATCTTTCGACTTTCTCTGCATCGGTCAGCTATGCACTCGATCTCTTCGGTGGGCAGCGGCGCAGTGTAGAGGCGCTCGGTGCGCAAGTGGACGTGCAGCGCGCGCAGACTCTTGGCGTGTACATGACGCTCACAGGAAATATTGTCAATACGAGCATCGCCATCGCCGCTTATCGCGATGAACTCGACGAGTACGAGCAGCTCATCGCCATCGAAAAGGATCAGCTCTCGATTGCCACAAAGCAGTACCAGGCAGGTATAGCACCCTACAGCTCCGTGCTGGCGTTACGGAGCCAGATTGCCTCGCTGGAGGCCGTCGTGCCGCCGGTCAGGCAGAAGCTCAGCCAGGCTGAGCACCTGCTTGCAACGCTTGCCGGAAAGACTCCGGCGGAGTGGGCAACGCCCGATCTGCGCCTCTCCGGCATTGTGCTGCCGGAGCGCGTGCCGCTCTCTCTGCCCTCGGAGCTGGTACGCCAGCGCCCGGACATCCTCGCCGCCGAAGCACAGCTGCACGCAGCCAACGCTGAAATCGGCGTCGCCACGGCAGCGCTCTTCCCGAGCTTCACGCTCACCGGCAGTTACGGTCGCACAGCCAGCCAGCCGCACGAGCTTTCCGATCCGCTCAACCGCTTCTGGTCAATCGGCGGCAACATCGCCGCGCCGATCTTCAACGGCGGCTCGCTTCGCGCCAAGCGCCGCGCCGCCATCGCCTCGCGGAACCAGACTCTTGCGTTGTACCGCCAGGCCGTGCTCGCCGCCTTTGCCCAGGTTGCCGACCTTATCCGAGCGCTTGAGCACGACGCCGAGCAGGCCGAAGCCGAAAGGCAGGCTGTCGATAGCGCGAAACTCTCACTCGACCTTATCCAGGCCAATTACAAGGCGGGCATGGTCAACTACGTGCAGGTGATTCTGGCGGACATTCAGTACCGGCAAGCGAAAATCGGTTACCTGCAAGCCCGGGCCCAGCAGATGCAGGACACCGCCGCAATGTACGTCGCGCTTGGTGGTGGCTGGCAAAATGACGCGGGGGCGAAGGTGAAAGCGGGTCTGTGA
- a CDS encoding rod shape-determining protein, translating into MGIFSDLFRDIAIDLGTANTLIFIRNKGVVLNEPSIVARDRNTGKVVAIGHDALLMHEKTHPGIVTIKPLANGVIADYEATEELIRGLINKTKKQFSLGIRRMVIGIPSGITEVEKRAVRDSAEHVGAKEVYLVAEPMAAAIGIGIDVKEPMGNMIVDIGGGTTEIAVISLGGIASGESLRVAGTDITNAIIRHFRKAYNLAIGERTAEEVKIRIASAYKLDKELTMNVRGRNLVTALPEEREINSATIREAIATPISQIITSVKKSLEVTKPELSADILDRGLFLAGGGALIKGLDKKINEETKLMVHISEDPLTAVARGTGAVLEDLEKYRSVLLSTKRY; encoded by the coding sequence ATGGGCATTTTCAGTGACCTGTTCAGAGACATTGCCATTGATCTCGGAACAGCCAACACCCTCATTTTTATCCGCAACAAGGGCGTCGTGCTTAACGAACCATCCATCGTCGCCCGCGACCGCAATACCGGCAAGGTGGTAGCTATCGGCCACGACGCCCTCCTGATGCACGAAAAGACACACCCCGGCATCGTCACCATCAAGCCGCTTGCCAACGGCGTTATCGCCGACTACGAGGCAACCGAAGAGCTGATCCGCGGTCTCATCAATAAAACCAAGAAGCAGTTTTCGCTCGGCATCCGCCGCATGGTGATCGGCATTCCGTCGGGCATCACCGAGGTGGAAAAACGGGCCGTGCGCGACTCGGCGGAGCACGTCGGCGCCAAGGAGGTGTACCTCGTGGCTGAACCGATGGCCGCGGCAATCGGCATCGGCATCGACGTCAAGGAGCCGATGGGCAACATGATCGTCGATATCGGCGGCGGCACCACCGAAATCGCGGTAATCTCGCTCGGCGGCATCGCTTCCGGCGAATCGCTGCGCGTGGCGGGTACGGACATCACCAACGCCATCATTCGCCACTTCCGCAAGGCCTACAACCTTGCCATCGGTGAACGCACCGCCGAAGAGGTCAAGATCAGGATCGCCTCGGCCTACAAGCTCGACAAGGAGTTGACCATGAACGTCCGTGGCCGCAACCTCGTCACCGCCCTGCCGGAGGAGCGCGAAATCAACTCCGCGACCATCCGCGAGGCGATTGCCACCCCGATCAGCCAGATCATCACCTCGGTCAAAAAGAGCCTCGAAGTCACCAAGCCGGAGCTGTCGGCGGACATCCTCGACCGCGGTCTCTTTCTCGCTGGAGGTGGAGCCTTGATCAAGGGACTCGACAAGAAGATCAACGAGGAAACCAAACTGATGGTGCACATCAGCGAAGACCCGCTCACCGCCGTCGCGCGCGGTACCGGCGCAGTACTCGAAGATCTGGAGAAGTACCGCTCGGTACTGCTCTCGACCAAGCGCTACTGA
- the bshA gene encoding N-acetyl-alpha-D-glucosaminyl L-malate synthase BshA, whose product MKIGISCHHTYGGSGAVATELGKALAMKGHTVHFFSQAAPFRLGLYSRNIHCHEIEAMNYPLFETPYHSLALASKIAEVAFYEKLDVVHAHYAIPHAISAMLARQMLEEKCPASECFRIVTTLHGTDITIVGADRSMSDAVRLAINKSDGVTAVSGYLRDETIRMFTPRKKIEVIHNFVDTAVFKRLPGRRDLLGLDGGKVVIHISNFRPVKRIMDVLAVFESIQSEIPATLLLVGDGPDRSEAETWVRQHGISGKVRFLGKLDDIVPLLSIADLMLMPSNVESFGLAALEAMACGVPVVVTDAGGFPEFVRQGVDGFRHPHGDIEGMSRSALSMLRDDEVWQRFSEAAANQAGRFETALKVAEYEAFYRRLIDEARESKAQ is encoded by the coding sequence ATGAAAATCGGTATTTCCTGTCATCATACGTACGGCGGAAGCGGGGCTGTGGCTACCGAGTTGGGAAAGGCGCTGGCGATGAAGGGCCATACAGTGCACTTTTTCAGCCAGGCGGCGCCATTCAGGCTTGGGCTTTATTCGCGGAACATCCATTGCCACGAGATCGAAGCGATGAACTATCCGCTTTTCGAAACGCCGTACCACTCGCTGGCGCTGGCATCGAAAATTGCCGAGGTGGCGTTTTATGAAAAGCTCGACGTCGTGCACGCCCACTACGCCATTCCCCACGCCATCAGCGCCATGCTGGCCCGGCAGATGCTCGAAGAGAAGTGCCCCGCATCGGAGTGTTTCCGCATCGTCACCACGCTGCACGGCACCGACATCACCATCGTTGGCGCTGACCGGAGCATGAGCGACGCCGTACGGCTCGCCATCAACAAGTCGGATGGGGTGACGGCGGTGTCGGGCTACCTGCGCGACGAGACCATCCGCATGTTCACACCGCGCAAGAAGATCGAGGTGATTCACAACTTTGTCGATACCGCCGTGTTCAAGCGCCTGCCCGGCCGCCGGGATTTGCTTGGACTGGATGGTGGCAAGGTAGTGATTCACATCTCGAACTTCCGCCCGGTCAAGCGCATCATGGATGTGCTGGCGGTGTTCGAGAGCATCCAGAGCGAGATTCCGGCCACCCTGCTGCTGGTGGGTGACGGGCCGGATCGCAGCGAGGCGGAGACCTGGGTGCGGCAACACGGTATCAGCGGCAAAGTGCGCTTTCTCGGCAAGCTCGATGACATCGTGCCGTTGCTGTCTATTGCCGACCTGATGCTGATGCCGAGCAATGTTGAATCGTTCGGCCTCGCGGCGCTCGAAGCGATGGCCTGCGGCGTGCCGGTTGTGGTGACCGATGCTGGCGGATTTCCGGAATTCGTACGGCAGGGAGTGGACGGCTTCCGCCATCCGCATGGCGACATCGAGGGAATGAGCCGGAGTGCGCTCTCGATGCTGCGGGACGACGAAGTCTGGCAGCGCTTTTCGGAGGCTGCCGCAAACCAGGCAGGGCGGTTCGAGACCGCCCTGAAGGTTGCAGAATATGAAGCGTTTTACCGCAGACTCATCGACGAAGCCCGCGAAAGCAAGGCTCAGTAG
- a CDS encoding efflux RND transporter periplasmic adaptor subunit, with translation MRNKILIGIAVFGILLGVGSAFFMKLRPKSEPPAFKPASNPYRSGIYANGIIESAQKNGSNVNIYPEVSGTVLKILAHEGQQVKAGEPLLMLDDAVQRSTAESAKASIAVAEASVANVQAQYAKLKASWNLDPRSVSKDALDTAANAVRSAKANLELARKQYDAARALLGKYTLTAREDGTVLAINTSVGSYISSQGGYNSYTGGYVPVIVMGNSDNSLQVRCYVDEILIQRLPDPVRMSASMSIRGTTLKIPLKFERFQPDVTPKIELSSQRTERVDVRVLPVIFSFVKPKNVTLYPGQLVDIYIGEQAANNK, from the coding sequence ATGAGAAATAAAATCCTGATCGGCATCGCGGTCTTCGGCATTCTGCTTGGCGTGGGAAGCGCATTTTTCATGAAGCTGCGCCCGAAATCGGAGCCGCCCGCCTTCAAACCGGCGTCGAACCCTTACCGTAGTGGAATTTACGCCAACGGCATCATCGAAAGCGCTCAGAAAAACGGCTCGAACGTCAACATCTACCCTGAAGTATCCGGCACGGTGCTGAAGATTCTCGCCCATGAGGGTCAGCAGGTCAAGGCGGGCGAGCCGCTGCTCATGCTCGACGACGCGGTGCAGCGCTCGACGGCTGAATCGGCGAAAGCGAGCATCGCGGTGGCCGAGGCGAGCGTGGCAAACGTGCAGGCGCAGTACGCAAAACTGAAGGCTTCGTGGAATCTCGATCCGCGCTCAGTGAGCAAGGATGCGCTCGATACCGCCGCCAACGCCGTCCGCTCAGCCAAAGCGAACCTCGAACTTGCTCGCAAACAGTACGATGCGGCCCGAGCACTGCTCGGCAAATACACCCTCACGGCGCGCGAAGACGGCACGGTTCTGGCGATCAACACCTCGGTTGGCAGCTACATTTCGAGCCAGGGCGGGTACAATTCCTACACTGGCGGCTACGTGCCGGTCATCGTTATGGGCAATTCGGACAACAGTTTGCAGGTGCGTTGTTACGTTGACGAAATCCTGATCCAGCGGCTTCCAGATCCGGTCCGGATGAGTGCCAGCATGTCAATCCGCGGCACCACACTCAAGATTCCTCTGAAATTCGAGCGCTTCCAGCCGGACGTGACGCCAAAAATCGAGCTGTCGAGCCAGCGCACCGAGCGGGTGGACGTCCGGGTGCTGCCGGTCATCTTCAGCTTTGTGAAGCCCAAAAACGTAACGCTCTATCCCGGTCAACTGGTCGATATTTACATCGGTGAACAGGCAGCGAACAACAAATAA
- the hisD gene encoding histidinol dehydrogenase, with product MLTIYHFPQDEAALREQLNRTVSFDPDAQRTVDDILHRVRTEGDAAVLDYTERFQGVRLYDMRVPEAEIETAYAEADPEFIAILKEAFANITAFHRNEAEKSFFYEQKGGVILGQRVTPMEKALLYVPGGKAAYPSSVLMNAAPAQVAGVDEIYMTTPCDAEGKVNPHILAAAKVAGITSVYRLGGAQAVAAFAYGTATIPKVDIITGPGNKYVALAKKQVFGHVSIDSIAGPSEVVVIADAGAEPEFIVMDMFAQAEHDPDASAVLITPSAELAATVQETAARLAGTMLRGEVITRALTDNSAIVVTGSMQEACKVSDMIAPEHLELHVDNPWEILPDLRHAGAIFMGPWSCETVGDYFAGPNHTLPTNGTARFFSPLSVRDFVKHTSIIAWSKSELGRAGEQIARFADHEGLQAHAEAVRVRLKHL from the coding sequence GTGCTAACGATCTACCATTTCCCCCAGGACGAAGCAGCCCTCAGAGAACAGCTCAACCGGACGGTGTCGTTTGATCCCGATGCCCAGCGGACGGTCGATGACATCCTGCATCGCGTCAGAACGGAGGGCGATGCCGCCGTGCTCGACTATACCGAGCGCTTCCAGGGGGTACGACTCTATGACATGCGGGTACCGGAGGCGGAGATCGAGACGGCGTACGCAGAGGCCGATCCCGAGTTTATCGCCATTCTCAAAGAGGCGTTCGCGAACATCACAGCATTCCACCGCAACGAGGCGGAAAAGAGCTTTTTCTACGAGCAAAAGGGTGGCGTGATTCTCGGTCAACGCGTGACGCCGATGGAGAAGGCGCTGCTCTACGTGCCCGGCGGCAAGGCGGCCTACCCCTCGTCGGTGCTGATGAACGCCGCGCCCGCGCAGGTGGCTGGCGTCGATGAAATCTACATGACCACCCCGTGCGACGCTGAGGGCAAGGTCAATCCGCACATCCTCGCAGCAGCGAAAGTTGCCGGCATCACCAGCGTCTATCGCCTCGGCGGAGCGCAGGCCGTGGCGGCGTTCGCCTATGGCACGGCGACCATTCCAAAGGTTGACATCATCACCGGCCCCGGCAATAAATATGTCGCACTGGCCAAGAAGCAGGTGTTCGGCCACGTTTCCATCGACAGTATCGCCGGGCCGTCGGAAGTGGTGGTAATCGCCGACGCAGGCGCGGAACCGGAATTCATCGTGATGGACATGTTCGCGCAGGCCGAGCACGATCCCGACGCATCGGCGGTGCTCATCACACCATCCGCCGAGCTGGCCGCCACCGTGCAGGAGACCGCTGCTCGCCTCGCGGGCACGATGCTGCGTGGCGAAGTGATTACTCGTGCGCTCACGGATAACAGCGCGATTGTCGTGACCGGCTCGATGCAGGAAGCGTGCAAGGTGTCTGACATGATCGCTCCCGAGCATCTCGAGCTGCACGTGGACAATCCATGGGAGATTCTTCCTGACCTGCGTCACGCCGGAGCGATCTTCATGGGACCGTGGTCGTGCGAAACGGTCGGCGATTACTTCGCCGGGCCGAACCACACGCTGCCGACCAACGGCACGGCGCGATTCTTCTCGCCACTCTCGGTGCGCGACTTCGTCAAGCACACCTCGATCATTGCCTGGTCAAAGAGTGAGCTGGGCCGGGCCGGGGAGCAGATCGCCCGCTTTGCCGACCACGAAGGGCTTCAGGCTCACGCCGAGGCGGTTCGCGTCAGACTGAAGCACCTGTGA
- a CDS encoding ABC transporter ATP-binding protein, with amino-acid sequence MSGSVIISASNLVKWFGEGEAKTVAVKGVSFEAQYGEMLFIVGPSGSGKTTLLSMISGILRPNEGSVVVEDQDIWTMKDDDLADLRLNKIGFVFQDYHLFPRLTTAENVAIPLILKKMEWNATMKLARDYLDIVGLKDRADLQPVKLSGGEQQRVAIARAIAGQPDILIFDEPTASLDGDTGRKIVEFVKTHILNEKRAIIIVTHDSRIYEYADRIMKMEDGKIVGYESGYENSQQHEK; translated from the coding sequence ATGAGCGGATCGGTGATTATCAGTGCCAGCAATCTGGTCAAGTGGTTCGGCGAGGGCGAGGCCAAGACTGTGGCGGTGAAAGGAGTTTCCTTCGAGGCTCAATACGGCGAGATGCTCTTCATCGTCGGCCCGTCGGGAAGCGGCAAGACGACGTTGCTCAGCATGATTTCGGGCATTCTGAGGCCCAACGAGGGGAGCGTTGTTGTTGAAGATCAGGATATCTGGACAATGAAGGATGACGATCTGGCCGACCTGCGCCTGAACAAGATCGGCTTCGTCTTTCAGGACTACCACCTTTTCCCGCGCCTGACCACGGCCGAGAACGTAGCTATTCCGCTGATTCTGAAGAAAATGGAGTGGAACGCGACCATGAAGCTCGCCCGCGACTATCTCGACATTGTCGGCCTGAAAGATCGCGCCGACCTTCAGCCGGTGAAGCTGAGCGGCGGCGAACAGCAGCGCGTGGCCATCGCGCGGGCTATCGCGGGCCAGCCAGACATCCTCATCTTCGACGAACCGACCGCCTCGCTCGATGGCGATACCGGCCGGAAGATCGTGGAGTTCGTGAAAACACATATCCTGAACGAAAAACGGGCTATCATCATCGTGACGCACGATAGCCGTATTTACGAATATGCTGACCGGATCATGAAGATGGAGGATGGCAAAATCGTCGGTTACGAATCTGGTTACGAAAACAGTCAACAGCATGAGAAATAA